The following are encoded together in the Bradyrhizobium genosp. L genome:
- a CDS encoding DMT family transporter, translating into MDSTQRDRSIGFLCLVVTAFGWALNWPLMKLLLQQWPPLFARGLAGSCAALILAALALARRQSLAVPREAIPRLLFASFTNVFAWMGFGTIAMKFVTVGEGALLAYTMPIWAMLFAWPVLHVRPTLRDLAALVLGVAGVALLLGGGGFAFSTGKLTGIALALACAVLFALGNVLNRKPLPMPPLAVVAWQVGIGCLVMLVLGIAFEQPDYAAITPLGVGCFAYMTLMPMGICYLTWFETLRRLPPTSASTGMLLVPVIGVVSAAIILGEPLGLREIGAMVLTLGGVTLALQRA; encoded by the coding sequence ATGGATTCGACACAGCGCGACAGGTCGATCGGCTTCCTCTGCCTGGTGGTGACGGCGTTCGGCTGGGCGCTGAACTGGCCGCTGATGAAGCTGTTGTTGCAGCAATGGCCGCCGCTGTTCGCACGCGGGCTGGCCGGCAGCTGCGCGGCGCTGATCCTGGCTGCGCTGGCGCTGGCCCGCCGGCAGTCGCTCGCCGTGCCGCGCGAGGCGATCCCGCGGCTGTTGTTCGCCTCCTTCACCAATGTCTTCGCCTGGATGGGCTTTGGCACCATCGCGATGAAATTCGTCACCGTCGGCGAGGGCGCGCTGTTGGCCTATACGATGCCGATCTGGGCGATGCTGTTCGCCTGGCCGGTGCTGCACGTCCGCCCGACCTTGCGCGACCTTGCCGCGCTCGTGCTCGGCGTCGCCGGCGTCGCGCTCTTGCTCGGTGGCGGCGGCTTCGCCTTCAGCACCGGCAAGCTCACCGGCATTGCGCTGGCGCTCGCCTGCGCCGTCCTGTTCGCGCTCGGCAATGTCCTGAACCGCAAGCCGCTGCCGATGCCGCCGCTCGCCGTGGTGGCCTGGCAGGTCGGCATCGGCTGCCTCGTGATGCTCGTACTCGGCATCGCCTTCGAGCAGCCGGACTATGCGGCGATCACGCCGCTCGGCGTCGGCTGCTTCGCCTACATGACGCTGATGCCGATGGGCATCTGCTATCTCACCTGGTTCGAGACGCTGCGCCGCCTGCCGCCGACGTCGGCCTCGACCGGCATGCTGCTGGTGCCTGTGATCGGCGTGGTGTCGGCCGCGATCATCCTCGGCGAGCCGCTCGGTCTGCGCGAGATCGGCGCCATGGTGCTGACGCTCGGCGGCGTCACGCTCGCGCTGCAGCGCGCGTGA
- a CDS encoding response regulator: MSRSQVVAEHLPLLRRYARALTGNQASGDAYVGAMLEALLQDGSLLDQAHGPRAGLFRLFTQIWNSVAVNNDNADVATLSLPPERRLSNITPLARQAFLLLSLEGFSEEEVAYILNTDIAETRKLTDTAGREMAAEIATDVLIIEDETFIAMDLESLVKNLGHNVIGVARTHSDAVALAKNKKPGLILADIQLADGSSGLDAVNELLRTFEVPVVFITAYPERFLTGERPEPAFLISKPFQPAMVSAVASQALFFQRNSRNRNAPRAASA; the protein is encoded by the coding sequence ATGTCCCGATCGCAGGTCGTTGCTGAACATCTTCCGCTGTTGCGCCGCTATGCCCGCGCGCTGACCGGAAACCAGGCGTCGGGCGACGCCTATGTCGGGGCCATGCTCGAGGCCCTGCTGCAGGATGGATCGCTGCTGGATCAGGCCCACGGCCCGCGCGCCGGGTTGTTCCGGCTGTTCACCCAGATCTGGAATTCGGTCGCGGTGAACAATGACAATGCCGACGTGGCGACGCTGTCGCTGCCGCCGGAACGCCGGCTCTCCAACATCACGCCGTTGGCCCGCCAGGCCTTCCTGCTGCTCTCGCTCGAGGGCTTCTCGGAGGAGGAGGTGGCCTATATCCTCAACACCGACATCGCCGAGACCCGCAAACTCACCGACACCGCGGGCCGCGAGATGGCCGCCGAGATCGCCACCGATGTCCTGATCATCGAGGACGAGACCTTCATCGCCATGGACCTCGAGAGCCTGGTGAAGAATCTCGGGCATAATGTCATCGGCGTCGCGCGCACCCATTCCGATGCGGTGGCGCTCGCCAAGAACAAGAAGCCCGGCCTGATCCTCGCCGACATCCAGCTCGCCGACGGTTCGTCGGGCCTCGATGCGGTGAACGAGCTGCTGCGCACCTTCGAGGTACCGGTGGTGTTCATCACCGCCTATCCGGAACGCTTCCTGACCGGCGAGCGGCCGGAGCCGGCATTCCTGATCTCCAAGCCGTTCCAGCCGGCGATGGTGTCGGCGGTCGCGAGCCAGGCGCTGTTCTTCCAGCGCAACTCGCGCAACCGCAACGCGCCGCGCGCGGCGTCGGCATAG
- a CDS encoding NepR family anti-sigma factor has product MKEVKKQGGLNAEIQSRIGHQLRAMYDDVVRQGVPDRFAELIRKLDGPEAAAAAVAGGDTDKNNGGE; this is encoded by the coding sequence ATGAAGGAAGTAAAGAAGCAGGGCGGTCTCAACGCCGAGATTCAGTCCAGAATCGGCCACCAGCTTCGCGCCATGTACGATGACGTGGTGCGGCAGGGGGTGCCCGATCGCTTTGCGGAGTTGATCCGCAAACTCGACGGACCTGAGGCTGCCGCAGCTGCTGTCGCCGGGGGCGATACCGACAAGAACAATGGAGGGGAGTAA
- a CDS encoding sigma-70 family RNA polymerase sigma factor, translating into MPLTNELRDDILASVPSLRAFAISLSGNGDRADDLVQETLLRAIANIDSFQPGSNLPAWLFTILRNLFRSDYRKRRREVEDAEGNYAKTLKSQPSQSAHLEFEEFRTALEKLPQDQREALILVGASGFSYEDAAAICGCAVGTIKSRVNRARSKLSALLYVDSAEDFGPDNTVRAVIGGNGG; encoded by the coding sequence ATGCCTCTCACGAATGAACTTCGCGACGACATCCTGGCGTCGGTGCCAAGCCTGCGTGCCTTCGCGATCTCGCTATCCGGTAATGGTGACCGCGCGGACGATCTGGTGCAGGAGACCCTGCTACGCGCAATCGCCAATATCGATTCGTTCCAGCCGGGCTCCAACCTGCCGGCGTGGCTGTTCACCATCCTGCGCAACCTGTTTCGCTCCGACTACCGCAAGCGCCGGCGCGAGGTGGAGGATGCCGAGGGCAACTACGCCAAGACGCTGAAGAGCCAGCCCTCGCAATCGGCGCATCTGGAGTTCGAGGAATTCCGCACCGCGCTCGAGAAGCTGCCGCAAGACCAGCGCGAGGCGTTGATCCTGGTCGGCGCCTCCGGCTTCTCCTATGAGGACGCGGCGGCGATCTGCGGCTGCGCGGTCGGCACCATCAAGAGCCGCGTCAACCGTGCGCGATCGAAGCTCTCCGCGCTGCTCTATGTCGACAGCGCCGAGGATTTCGGTCCCGACAACACCGTGCGCGCCGTGATCGGCGGCAATGGCGGCTAG
- a CDS encoding EAL domain-containing protein → MGLLFNLKAKTVVALRFAAARLSRTALTKGSIRIQILIFSVTMSAIAIALGGYSIVGIRHAGDLVAKTFDESLMSINYARAAGADFAAMRVASSQRLMSTDPAVRASLDSQIEALAKALSEDLTIAADRSQSSRAAKAAAKVQEAADAWMALHRRAVEASLATDGASDRQLPPNTVGEVDRYSKIVGQQVELLVNYTAGDGFLFRQRALSTIRRDLQLNGAGLTAALFLSALFSWLLARRIIGPVAIASRAAQRIAEGDLDATIPKGGTDELGKLLTAMEAMRDNIRRMVNQEVSQRRSAQARLSDALETSREGVVLLDADGQIALANSRASEFIRLSPQLLRSDRLDATGVATMPADSDVDDFASEAQLPDGRWLRVSRSETQGGGGVLVYSDITALKQQKAELHETNLRLDAALTHMSQGLCLYNSEARLQVVNRRFCEIFDISPELVLPGMTLEDVLELSIAAGNHGSRTVTDLMAERERSIPRHQSGNYLERLSDGRIISVAQRLTSDGGWLVTCEDVTEQQRAESQIAFMARHDALTKLPNRTLLAERIEQAVAQAGRGFGFAVFCLDLDNFKPVNDTLGHPVGDELLCAVAERLNACVREVDTVARLGGDEFAVIQCGVQNAEDSERLARRIVECVGAPYELNGHRVVVGCSVGISVSPADGTVGEKLLKNADVALYRAKMEGRGTWRFFEPAMDATLQRRRALELDLREAMGKDEFSLYYQPLYDLDQDRICGFEALLRWQHPKRGMVPPDQFIPIAEEIGLITPLGEWVLNRACEQAVTWPGEMKLAVNVSAAQFHDQGLIDVIARALSASQLSPRRLELEITESVFLANSSETLATLHKLKAQGLRIALDDFGTGYSSLSYLRSFPFDKLKIDKSFVRDATATHGSKSIVRAVISLGRSLGMTTIAEGIETVEQLDHMRAEGCNEAQGFLFSHPVPVTEIAGKILELRNGFKPAAFKKSMAS, encoded by the coding sequence ATGGGTCTTCTGTTCAACCTCAAGGCGAAAACTGTCGTGGCGCTTCGGTTCGCCGCCGCTCGCCTGTCGCGCACAGCGCTGACCAAGGGGTCGATCCGGATCCAGATTCTGATCTTCAGTGTGACGATGAGCGCCATTGCGATCGCGCTCGGGGGCTACTCGATCGTCGGCATCCGGCACGCCGGCGACCTCGTCGCCAAGACGTTCGATGAATCGCTGATGTCGATCAACTACGCGCGTGCAGCGGGCGCCGACTTCGCCGCGATGCGGGTCGCCTCGTCGCAGCGCCTGATGAGCACGGATCCGGCGGTCCGTGCCAGCCTCGACAGCCAGATCGAAGCGCTCGCCAAGGCGCTGTCGGAGGATCTGACGATCGCCGCCGATCGGTCGCAGTCGTCCCGCGCCGCCAAGGCCGCCGCCAAGGTCCAGGAAGCCGCCGATGCCTGGATGGCGCTGCATCGCCGCGCGGTCGAAGCGTCGCTGGCGACCGACGGCGCGTCGGATCGGCAGCTTCCCCCCAACACGGTCGGCGAGGTCGACCGCTACTCCAAGATCGTCGGCCAGCAGGTCGAGCTGCTCGTCAACTACACGGCCGGCGACGGCTTTCTGTTCCGGCAGCGAGCGCTCTCGACCATCAGGCGCGACCTGCAGCTCAACGGCGCCGGGCTGACCGCCGCGCTGTTTCTGTCGGCGCTGTTCTCTTGGCTGCTGGCGCGCCGGATCATCGGACCCGTCGCCATCGCGTCGCGGGCGGCGCAACGCATTGCCGAGGGCGACCTGGACGCGACGATCCCCAAAGGTGGCACCGACGAGCTCGGCAAGTTGTTGACCGCGATGGAAGCCATGCGGGACAATATCAGGCGGATGGTCAATCAGGAGGTGTCGCAGCGCCGCTCCGCGCAGGCGAGGCTTTCGGACGCGCTCGAGACCTCGCGCGAGGGCGTGGTGCTGCTGGATGCGGACGGCCAGATCGCGCTGGCCAACTCGCGCGCCAGCGAGTTCATCCGTCTCTCCCCGCAGCTTCTGCGTTCGGACCGGCTCGACGCCACAGGCGTCGCCACGATGCCGGCCGACAGCGATGTCGACGATTTCGCCAGCGAGGCGCAACTGCCCGACGGGCGCTGGCTGCGCGTCAGCCGCAGCGAGACGCAGGGGGGCGGCGGCGTGCTGGTCTACAGCGACATCACCGCGCTGAAGCAGCAGAAGGCGGAGCTGCACGAAACCAATCTTCGCCTCGATGCGGCGCTCACCCACATGTCGCAGGGGCTGTGCCTCTACAACAGCGAGGCGCGGCTGCAGGTCGTCAACCGCCGGTTCTGCGAGATCTTCGACATTTCACCGGAGCTGGTCCTGCCTGGCATGACGCTGGAAGACGTCCTCGAACTGAGCATCGCCGCCGGCAATCACGGCAGCCGGACCGTCACCGACCTGATGGCGGAGCGCGAGCGCTCGATTCCGCGGCACCAGAGCGGCAATTATCTCGAGCGTCTCAGCGACGGGCGCATCATCTCCGTCGCGCAACGGCTCACCTCCGACGGCGGCTGGCTCGTCACCTGCGAGGACGTCACCGAGCAGCAGCGCGCCGAATCGCAGATCGCGTTCATGGCGCGGCACGATGCGCTGACCAAGCTGCCGAACCGGACGTTGCTGGCCGAACGCATCGAGCAGGCGGTGGCACAGGCCGGCCGCGGCTTCGGCTTTGCCGTGTTCTGTCTCGATCTCGACAATTTCAAGCCGGTCAACGACACGCTCGGGCACCCGGTGGGCGACGAGTTGCTCTGCGCGGTCGCGGAGCGGCTCAACGCCTGCGTCCGCGAGGTCGACACCGTTGCGCGTCTCGGCGGCGACGAGTTCGCGGTGATCCAGTGCGGCGTGCAGAACGCCGAGGACTCCGAGCGCCTGGCGCGCCGCATCGTGGAATGCGTGGGCGCGCCGTATGAATTGAACGGGCATCGCGTCGTGGTCGGATGCAGCGTCGGCATCTCGGTGTCGCCGGCCGACGGCACGGTGGGCGAGAAGCTGCTGAAGAATGCCGACGTCGCCTTGTACCGCGCCAAGATGGAGGGACGTGGGACTTGGCGGTTCTTCGAGCCGGCGATGGACGCCACGCTGCAGCGGCGCCGGGCGCTGGAGCTCGATCTGCGCGAGGCGATGGGCAAGGACGAATTCTCGCTGTACTACCAGCCGCTCTACGACCTCGATCAGGACCGCATCTGCGGTTTCGAGGCCCTGCTGCGCTGGCAGCATCCGAAGCGGGGCATGGTGCCGCCCGACCAGTTCATTCCGATCGCCGAGGAGATCGGGCTCATCACCCCGCTCGGCGAATGGGTGCTCAACCGTGCCTGCGAGCAGGCCGTGACGTGGCCCGGCGAGATGAAGCTCGCGGTCAATGTCTCCGCGGCGCAATTTCACGACCAGGGGCTGATCGACGTCATCGCCCGGGCGCTTTCGGCGTCGCAATTGTCGCCGCGCCGGCTCGAGCTCGAAATCACCGAATCGGTGTTCCTCGCCAACAGCTCGGAGACGCTGGCGACATTGCACAAGCTCAAGGCGCAAGGGCTGCGCATCGCCCTCGACGATTTCGGCACCGGCTATTCCTCGCTGAGCTATCTGCGCAGCTTTCCGTTCGACAAGCTCAAGATCGACAAGTCGTTCGTGCGCGATGCGACCGCGACGCACGGTTCGAAATCGATCGTCCGCGCCGTCATCAGCCTCGGCCGCAGCCTCGGCATGACCACGATCGCCGAAGGCATCGAGACGGTCGAGCAGCTCGATCACATGCGGGCCGAGGGCTGCAACGAGGCCCAGGGCTTCCTGTTCAGCCACCCGGTGCCGGTGACCGAAATCGCCGGCAAGATCCTGGAGCTGAGAAACGGCTTCAAGCCGGCGGCTTTCAAGAAATCCATGGCGAGCTAG
- a CDS encoding methylamine utilization protein, whose product MPLAAAIIAGMFGGAALGAGPYAISQKDREFKPAEISIKRGEVLRFINDDGELLHHAYLSTDAFSFDSGDQQPGSKYDVAFTVPGDYTVLCGIHPKMKLAVHVAK is encoded by the coding sequence ATGCCGCTTGCGGCCGCAATCATAGCGGGAATGTTCGGGGGAGCCGCGCTCGGCGCGGGCCCGTATGCCATTTCGCAGAAGGACCGCGAATTCAAGCCCGCGGAGATCTCGATCAAGCGCGGCGAGGTTTTACGGTTCATTAACGATGATGGGGAACTGCTGCATCACGCATATTTGAGCACGGATGCGTTCAGCTTCGACTCGGGCGATCAGCAGCCGGGCAGCAAGTATGACGTCGCCTTCACCGTGCCCGGCGACTACACGGTGCTGTGCGGCATTCATCCGAAGATGAAGCTCGCCGTCCACGTCGCGAAATAG
- a CDS encoding cytochrome-c peroxidase, which produces MRLWVGLTLLAALLPVGLSFALTAANTPDDVATVRASYRRPDAVPFPSRNPYSEAKSTLGEMLFFDPLLSRSKTHSCASCHNPGLSWGDGLPRAIGEDPKGLPIRAPTLIDVAFFDQPLGWDGKFRDLESVAFGPIENPMNLNMTEAELISRLSAIPAYGEAFARAFGDGAITRPRIEASLATFERSIVAGEAPFDRWIRGDDAAISPAAQHGFQLFNGKARCASCHSGPSFSDGSFQDIGTAKGNDVGRGRYFPNSVKLRHAFKTPTLRDVARRGPYMHDGSVATLEDVIELYDKGGIDRPSRSPDIRPLSLTASEKKDLIAFLQTLTAAPQVAVVPRLPR; this is translated from the coding sequence ATGAGGCTTTGGGTCGGCCTGACCTTGCTCGCGGCGCTTTTGCCGGTGGGGCTGTCGTTTGCGCTGACCGCGGCAAACACGCCCGACGATGTCGCGACCGTTCGCGCCAGCTATCGCCGGCCGGACGCGGTTCCGTTCCCGAGCCGCAATCCCTATTCCGAGGCCAAATCCACCCTTGGCGAGATGCTGTTTTTCGATCCGTTGCTGTCGCGGTCGAAGACGCACTCCTGCGCGAGCTGCCACAATCCGGGTCTGTCATGGGGCGACGGCCTGCCGCGGGCGATCGGCGAGGACCCGAAGGGGCTGCCAATCCGCGCGCCGACCCTGATCGACGTGGCGTTCTTCGATCAGCCGCTGGGCTGGGACGGCAAGTTCCGGGATCTCGAATCCGTGGCGTTCGGGCCGATCGAGAACCCGATGAACCTGAACATGACGGAAGCGGAACTGATTTCGCGCCTCTCGGCGATCCCGGCCTATGGCGAGGCGTTTGCCCGCGCATTCGGCGACGGCGCGATCACGCGGCCGAGGATCGAAGCCTCGCTTGCGACCTTCGAGCGGTCCATCGTCGCTGGCGAAGCGCCGTTCGACCGCTGGATCAGGGGTGACGATGCCGCCATCAGCCCGGCGGCGCAGCACGGCTTTCAGCTCTTCAACGGCAAGGCGCGCTGCGCCTCCTGCCACAGCGGCCCGTCCTTCTCGGACGGTTCGTTCCAGGATATCGGGACCGCCAAGGGCAACGACGTCGGGCGTGGCCGCTACTTCCCGAACTCGGTCAAGCTGCGTCATGCCTTCAAGACCCCGACCTTGCGCGACGTGGCGCGCCGCGGGCCCTATATGCATGACGGATCGGTCGCGACCCTGGAAGACGTGATCGAGCTGTACGACAAGGGCGGCATCGATCGGCCAAGCCGCTCGCCGGACATCAGGCCGTTGTCGCTGACGGCCAGTGAGAAAAAGGACCTGATCGCCTTCCTGCAGACGTTGACCGCGGCCCCGCAGGTCGCCGTGGTTCCAAGGTTGCCGCGCTGA
- a CDS encoding CHASE domain-containing protein — MVRLGFIVALIALIGILLSGLAAYRVHDQELALDGIALARAIDVHASLVQDRLTERELLARVASGLFRAPSTIKANMLQPLRSAIYAFKTDFVVAAWIARLKPNELSAAETELKAAGFTNPQIRDFDDQPLDIKSLDKPINVMMDVEPRNPETLSIPGRAFDRHSVVGPMLAKAMAQAKPVASDPIPLLRQNGPVGVALAAPVFQEGASEPAGFVTFSYELSSLMLTNDDSSLFAVALKDPRDSNDEFTANEQGVVTSRAIRQDGPPPSMVRTVTFGGRDWSLDYYAKSNATVRAQQTATIVAAIGLALTGIVCGLFGYVAYNNLRLSREIEVRIGFERRLTAVIDELNHRVKNILAVIQSIVTRTLRHGADIDVARELLIGRIHAMSNVVTLLSESQWQGVKLKGLFESRAIPHADRIAVNGPDITVSARAAQSLSLLFFELASHSDEGLSLVGKHPHIVANWEVAGEGGDAAFHFRWEEFNTSQATRRADSDFGLILLDRVAPEALGGTAKRYFTDVSYVYELTAPMDTVVDMTERDRTEQFSAPVRPAKK, encoded by the coding sequence GTGGTTCGGCTGGGCTTCATCGTCGCCTTGATCGCGTTGATCGGAATCCTGCTCTCCGGTCTCGCCGCCTATCGGGTGCACGATCAGGAGCTCGCGCTCGACGGCATCGCGCTGGCGCGGGCGATCGACGTCCATGCCAGCCTGGTGCAGGACCGCCTGACCGAGCGTGAGCTGCTGGCGCGAGTGGCCTCCGGCCTGTTCCGGGCGCCGTCGACGATCAAGGCCAACATGCTGCAGCCGCTGCGCTCGGCGATCTACGCCTTCAAGACCGATTTCGTCGTCGCCGCCTGGATCGCGCGGCTCAAGCCGAACGAGCTATCGGCCGCCGAGACCGAGTTGAAGGCGGCCGGATTCACCAATCCGCAGATCAGGGATTTCGACGACCAGCCGCTCGACATCAAGTCGCTCGACAAGCCGATCAACGTGATGATGGATGTCGAGCCGCGCAATCCGGAGACCTTGAGCATCCCGGGCCGCGCCTTCGATCGCCATTCCGTGGTCGGTCCGATGCTGGCCAAGGCGATGGCGCAGGCCAAGCCCGTCGCCTCGGACCCGATCCCGCTGCTGCGGCAGAACGGACCGGTCGGCGTCGCGCTCGCGGCGCCGGTGTTCCAGGAGGGCGCCTCGGAGCCGGCCGGCTTCGTGACGTTTTCCTATGAGCTGTCGTCGCTGATGCTGACCAATGACGACTCTTCGCTGTTCGCGGTGGCGTTGAAGGATCCGCGCGATTCCAACGACGAGTTCACCGCTAACGAGCAGGGCGTCGTCACCTCGCGAGCGATACGTCAGGACGGTCCGCCGCCGTCGATGGTGCGCACGGTGACGTTCGGCGGCCGCGACTGGTCGCTCGACTACTACGCCAAGAGCAACGCCACGGTGCGCGCGCAGCAGACCGCGACCATCGTCGCCGCGATCGGGTTGGCGCTGACCGGCATCGTCTGCGGCCTGTTCGGCTATGTCGCCTATAACAATCTGCGCCTCAGTCGCGAGATCGAGGTCCGGATCGGCTTCGAGCGCCGGCTCACGGCCGTGATCGACGAGCTCAATCATCGCGTCAAAAACATCCTCGCGGTGATCCAGTCGATCGTGACGCGCACGCTGCGCCACGGCGCCGACATCGACGTCGCGCGCGAGCTTCTGATCGGGCGCATCCACGCGATGTCGAACGTCGTGACCCTGCTGTCCGAGAGCCAGTGGCAGGGCGTCAAGCTGAAGGGCCTGTTCGAGTCGCGCGCGATCCCGCACGCCGACCGCATCGCGGTCAACGGCCCCGACATCACCGTCAGCGCCCGCGCCGCACAGTCGCTGTCGCTCTTGTTCTTCGAACTCGCCTCGCACTCCGACGAGGGCTTGTCGCTGGTCGGCAAGCATCCGCACATCGTCGCCAATTGGGAGGTTGCGGGCGAGGGCGGCGACGCCGCGTTCCATTTCCGCTGGGAGGAGTTCAACACCAGCCAGGCGACGCGCCGCGCCGACAGCGATTTCGGCCTGATCCTGCTCGACCGCGTCGCGCCCGAAGCGCTCGGCGGCACCGCCAAGCGCTACTTCACCGACGTCTCCTACGTCTACGAACTGACCGCGCCGATGGACACCGTCGTCGACATGACCGAGCGCGACCGCACCGAGCAGTTCTCGGCACCGGTGCGCCCGGCGAAGAAGTAG
- the ureG gene encoding urease accessory protein UreG, with translation MPTSHGPLRVGVGGPVGSGKTALMDLLCKSMRERYDIAAITNDIYTKWDAEFLVRSGSLTPDRIAGVETGGCPHTAIREDASMNLAAVADMRAKFPGLDLVLIESGGDNLAATFSPELADLTIYVIDVAAGDKIPSKGGPGITRSDLLVINKIDLAPHVGASLAKMETDAKRMRGERPFVMTNLKQSDGLDRIVSFIETKGGLRSQPPGKAG, from the coding sequence ATGCCCACGTCTCACGGTCCGTTGCGTGTCGGTGTCGGTGGTCCGGTCGGCTCCGGCAAGACCGCGCTGATGGACCTGCTCTGCAAATCGATGCGCGAGCGCTACGACATCGCCGCGATCACCAACGACATCTACACCAAATGGGATGCCGAGTTCCTGGTGCGCTCGGGCTCGCTGACGCCGGACCGCATCGCCGGGGTCGAGACCGGTGGCTGCCCGCACACCGCGATCCGCGAGGACGCCTCGATGAATCTCGCCGCGGTCGCCGACATGCGCGCGAAATTCCCCGGCCTCGATCTGGTCCTGATCGAATCCGGCGGCGACAATCTGGCCGCGACCTTCTCGCCGGAATTGGCCGACCTCACGATCTATGTCATCGACGTCGCCGCCGGCGACAAGATCCCCTCCAAGGGCGGTCCCGGCATCACGCGGTCTGACCTTCTCGTGATCAACAAGATCGATCTCGCCCCGCACGTCGGTGCGTCGCTTGCGAAGATGGAGACCGACGCCAAACGGATGCGCGGCGAGCGCCCCTTCGTGATGACCAATCTGAAGCAGAGCGACGGCCTCGACCGCATCGTCAGCTTCATCGAGACCAAGGGCGGCCTGCGGTCGCAGCCGCCGGGCAAGGCGGGCTAG
- a CDS encoding urease accessory protein UreF produces the protein MLMTTSEPDPAATSGGMTEVEAAALYRLMTWLSPSFPVGAFSYSSGIEWAVEAGDITDAASLRGWLAAMLTDGSGFCDGVFLAQTHRAASGHDDAGLKEIAELAAAFVPSRERQLETTSQGRAFIDIARAAWNSPGLEEMVKACEGAIVYPVAVGLVSAAHGIPLAPSLHGFLHAVVSNWISAGSRLIPLGQTDSQRVLAALESDVAATAARAGAASLDDLGSATFRADLASLRHETQYTRLFRS, from the coding sequence ATGCTCATGACCACAAGTGAGCCGGATCCCGCCGCCACCAGCGGCGGGATGACGGAGGTCGAGGCGGCCGCGCTGTATCGGTTGATGACGTGGCTGTCGCCGTCCTTCCCGGTCGGCGCGTTCTCCTATTCCAGCGGCATCGAATGGGCGGTGGAAGCCGGCGACATCACCGATGCCGCCTCGCTGCGCGGCTGGCTGGCCGCGATGCTGACCGACGGCAGCGGGTTCTGCGACGGCGTGTTCCTGGCGCAAACCCACCGCGCTGCGTCCGGGCATGACGATGCCGGGCTCAAGGAGATCGCCGAGCTCGCTGCCGCCTTCGTGCCGTCGCGCGAGCGGCAGCTCGAGACCACCTCGCAGGGCCGCGCCTTCATCGACATCGCGCGTGCCGCCTGGAATTCGCCGGGCCTCGAGGAGATGGTCAAGGCCTGCGAAGGCGCAATCGTCTATCCGGTCGCAGTCGGCCTCGTCAGCGCCGCGCACGGCATTCCGCTGGCGCCGTCGCTGCACGGCTTCCTGCATGCGGTGGTGTCGAACTGGATTTCCGCGGGCAGCCGGCTGATCCCGCTCGGGCAGACCGACAGCCAGCGCGTGCTCGCCGCGCTCGAGTCCGACGTTGCTGCGACTGCGGCGCGCGCCGGCGCGGCGTCGCTCGACGATCTCGGCAGCGCGACATTCCGCGCCGACCTCGCCAGCCTGCGGCACGAGACGCAATATACCAGGCTGTTTCGGTCATGA